A section of the Primulina eburnea isolate SZY01 chromosome 1, ASM2296580v1, whole genome shotgun sequence genome encodes:
- the LOC140831657 gene encoding N-terminal acetyltransferase B complex catalytic subunit NAA20: MTSIRRFCCNDLLRFASVNLDHLTETFNMSFYMTYLARWPDYFHVAEAPGNRIMGYIMGKVEGQGESWHGHVTAVTVAPEYRRQQLAKKLMNLLENMSDKIDKAYFVDLFVRASNIPAIKMYEKLGYIVYRRVLRYYSGEEDGLDMRKALPRDVEKKSVIPLKRPITPDELEYD; this comes from the exons ATGACGTCGATTCGAAGGTTTTGCTGCAACGATCTCCTCCGATTTGCATCTGTGAATCTCGACCATCTCACAGAAACA TTCAACATGTCGTTCTATATGACTTATTTGGCGCGTTGGCCGGATTATTTTCACGTGGCGGAAGCTCCTGGCAACCGAATCATGGGCTACA TTATGGGAAAGGTTGAAGGACAAGGTGAGTCATGGCATGGTCATGTAACTGCTGTAACTGTAGCTCCTGAATATCGCAGGCAACAATTGGCCAAGAAACTGATGAACCTATTGGAGAACATGAGCGACAAGAT TGACAAGGCTTATTTTGTGGACCTTTTCGTGAGAGCTTCTAATATACCTGCCATAAAGATGTATGAAAAG cTTGGCTACATAGTGTATAGACGCGTACTTCGATATTACTCTGGCGAGGAGGATGGTTTGG ATATGAGGAAAGCTCTGCCGAGGGATGTGGAAAAGAAGTCTGTTATTCCTTTGAAGCGGCCCATCACTCCGGATGAATTGGAATATGACTAG